The Vespa velutina chromosome 15, iVesVel2.1, whole genome shotgun sequence DNA window TTCATACTAGTGCCTTTAAACAAGCAACTGGTGAAGCAATTTATTGTGATGATATGCCTTCAGTTAATGgagaattatatttaagtCTTGTAGTGTCAACAAGAGCACATgcaaaaattttgaaaattgatcCATCAAAAGCTCTTGATATGGAAGGAGTTGAAGCATTTTTCTCCGCAAAAGATATTCCTGATGATAGACGTTGGGTTGGACCTATTATATATGATGACGAAGTATTTAAATCTGACAAGGTAATTTGAAAGTGaaatttatgttaaaaataaataatgtaatgtggaaatatattgtattacatACATCGTTGTTTTCCAGGTCACTAGTCAGGGACAAGTTATAGGTGCAATTGTTGCAGTTGACCAAGCTACAGCACAAAAAGCTGCAAGAAGCGTTATTGTGGAATATGAAGATATACAACCTGTAATTATATCTATAGAggttagtaataataaaatatatttttaaatattatatatatatatatagctgaATGTGCATGTATcaacaaattttctaatttttccttAAAACTTGTAATgttataatctatttttttttaggatgctattaaacataattcatttttctctgaTTTTTCGAAACGTATTATTAAAGGAGATGCAAAAAAAGCATTTGCAGAAACTGATTTTATATTGGAAGGTGAAATACATACAAGTGGAcaagaacatttttatttggaaACAAATGCTGTTATTGCTAtaccaaaagaagaagatgaactAGAAATATTTTGTGCAACTCAACATCCTTCTGAAATACAAAAACTCGTTGCTCATGCcttaaatgtacatataaatagaattaatgTCCGTGTTAAACGATTAGGAGGTGGTTTTGGAGGAAAAGAATCTCGTCCATATATGATTGCTATACCAGCTGTACTTGCTGCACATAGGTATGTACATTATTaaaggatttaaaaataaattcataaaatttgtgtgttaattttaaaataaaatgaagtaaaataaagtaaaatgacATATTTTGTCAATCTTTGACAGATTGCGCAAACCTGTGCGTTGCATGCTGGATAGAGATGAAgatatgatgatgatgggcACACGACACCCAttccattttaaatataaagttggatttaaaaaaaatggttTGATAGATGTTGtggaaatacatatatataataatgcagGATATTCTGTTGACCTCTCTCCATCAGTAAATAATCAtccatattaattataacattaataaagacatacaaatattttacataataaataatattttcaatcattttgtAGATATTAGAACGTACAATGTTTCATTTTGAGAATGCCTACAGAATACCAGTAGCACATGCATACGGTTATTTATGTAAAACAAATTTACCTTCTAATACTGCTTTTCGTGGTTTCGGCGGTCCGCAAGGCATGTTTGCTGCAGAAAACATTATTAGACATATTGCTGAATTTTTGGAACTTGACACTCTAAaggtatcatttttaatatttaacataacAACTTCATTGTAtgcatttatacatttatttcttctttagctCCGTTTAAACGAATTCATTtgtatcgtatttattaaacatacttaaatcttatagaaaataattttttttataggtagcagaattaaatatgtataaagagGGAGATCTAACTCACTATAATCAACAGCTTCTTCGTTGTACTTTAGATCGTTGCTGGAAAGAATGTTTAAATTCGGCTcattataatgaaagaaaagttgcagttgaagaatttaataagtacgtttgtgtatatatatatatacatatatacaaacatatatatatttatttattaatatatatatatatattatatttattaatatcatatttatttattaatttatccttTAGACTTcatagatataagaaaaaaggattagCTGTTGTACCTGTGAAATTTGGAATTTCATTTactactttatttttaaatcaagcTGGAGCActtgttcatatatatactgaTGGTTCTGTTTTAATTAGCCATGGTGGAATTGAAATGGGACAAGGCTTACATACGAAAATGATTCAAGTATgtgttacaataaaatattctaattattaatattcttttataattgattataatttatcaataatataatcttaCTATATCAAATACACTTAATTAGGTCGCAAGCAGAGTATTAAAGGTAAATCCAGAAAAGATCCATATTGTTGAAACTGCTACAGATAAAGTACCAAATACTTCTGCCACTGCTGCAAGTTGTGGATCTGATTTAAATGGCATGGCTATCAtggtatttacatataaatcataaaatatatttttctttaatctaatttgtaattaattacagAGCTATCTTATTTTCAGTATGCATGCAATGATATTATGAAACGATTAAAACCTATAATCGATAATGATCCAAATGGCACTTGGGAGGATTGGATAAAGAAGGCATATTTGAGTAGAATCAGTCTTTCAGCAACTGGATTCTACCAAACTCCAAATATTGGCTATTCTTTCGTAACTAATTCAGGAAATCCCTATAATTACTTTACTTACGGCGTTGCTTGTACAGAAGTAGTGATCGATTGTCTTACAGGTGATCACCAAGtatgtatcatttttatattgaatattatatcatttctcAGATTACATGTTAATAGTTATTTTGTCAAatgtttttttgcttttaaatatattctgtagcgcatatataaaattgtataatatataaaaactaattggtcatatatatcaaaataggTATTGAGAACAGATATTGTGATGGATGTAGGAGAAAGTATAAATCCTGCTATTGACATAGGTCAAATCGAAGGTGCCTTCACACAAGGTTATGGATTATTTACATTAGAAGAATTGATGTATTCTCCAACTGGATATCTTTATAGTAGAGGACCTGGAGCATATAAAATACCAGGATTCACTGATATACCACAAGAatttaatgtttcattattaaaaggaGCTCCTAATCCTCGAACTGTTTATTCATCAAAAGTATGTATATGCTAGTGAacttagaaaatttatgactgatattattgacaaatttttgttatttctttcgacatgtgatacttaaatatattttcaggcTATTGGAGAACCACCTCTGTTTTTAGCATCATCTGTTTTCTTTGCTATTAAAGAAGCAATTAAAGCTGCACGTGCAGATATGAATATCTATGGTCATTTTAGATTAGATTCTCCTGCAACTGCAGCACGTATTCGTACAGCATGTGTGgacaatataataatgaaggtAATATAATGTCAATGATATGTGCCTATGTTTTACTTATCCTATACATTCAAGtacatttttttactttacagATTCCAGAACCCAATCTGAATGTACAATGGAATAAAATTccataaaatttcataaaattccaTAAAATtccataaaattaaaaaaaaaagaaaaaaagttatatattaatatctattatctgTACACCATACATCATTGTAATATATGAAGCATGGTGTCTTAGTTCTCATTAAACGTATcataaccatatatatatcatcgtatGTATCGtactataattaaaaaattcctttGATTTTAACTTATTACATATGATAACtgttatatttaacatatctaaagtatatacttatataaaaaaaaggtgCATTGGTGGTACTAAAAAAGTAATGTTcagaatatatctaatataaccATTGATTTATGATATAACTTTGTCACAagacattataaaaattgtgtaGTGTAAAAGGTACACCAGTCTTAACGACGCTCTGTCAGAAATACGTTGCTTAAAtctacaatattttaatttaaaattgaattaagtCTGATGTTTAACAATATGAATCTTATATCTAATTACACAACTCTGGTTGTATATTTTACTAATGTTACAGGTATATTATTCtccaataaattttaatggtTTTACAAGGTGGAAAATATTGTGATGTATTCgcataatacattatatattacaaggTGATTTCTTTCATgcagatatatatctattttaatttaaatgtttcctgtaaattacattaatattatttattgcaagttgcaataaaaaatataatatgcaaCATAAAACTATTTTGCAAgtattataaaagagaaatgaaatgcATGCCACTATTATTAGATACTAATATACagacattatatatttcttttgataagaaaataataaacatcaCAATTTGATTCGTACAAATATCTCAAACAATTgcattttatactttttcttctaaagattttatttcattcattatttcattctttcttcgcattttttctaaaatctctttttctggattttttaataaaccattttttattttttcttccaatgattcaatttctcttatttttttacgaagactttttatttttttttcagtatcAACAGTTGTTTGTGtttgatttgttttatttaccTCATTACTCAatgtagatattttattttcaactttaGCTTGAGAGATAGTAGTTTTTGATAATTCTTCTATTATAATctctgtatttttatttttacttttcttcttttttttcttattttctgaCTTAGGTTGTGTACACGTTACACACTTTGTTGCTTTAGCTGCCAAAGCCTCTTGTTTAGCTTTATGTTGAGCTATAAACTCTGGACTTGCTCCCACTGGATAAATAggtttgttttttataaattgtttgcCCTTACTTTCATAtctagaaaatgataaaagttaGTATATGACGTATACTGATATGCTGgaataagtaatataatttttttttaatttattcaaatatttaacatacaATGGAACTTCTTCCTGTGGTATATATCCATCTTTTACACGTCTTGGCTTACGCCATGTACCATCTGGACGTTGACTGGCTGGAATAAATGTTCCACCTATGAGACAAATAAAAGATACAATGTTCAAAAGAAtcataaatttgatttaactAATGAGAACataaatttaatgttttaaactcttattaaattgtttattaaatttgttggGAAGAActaacattaattaaaaaatacaaaattaaaattaaaagaaatttgcaCATTggataaataacaatatacaaGATTATGTAGATAAACTGTAAAAATTTTTGAGGTTAAAAGCAAcaagttttataaaaaaaaaaaaaaattatatagaaagaaatagaaaaaattgttgagGTTACAAGCAAGAGgctttgtaaaatataatatgaaaatttaataatatataaaaaaaaacataattaccTTGTTCATCCTTTATATAAGTAGACGCCATGATTATTCAACACGATTGGTAGTGTGTGTtcaaactatttttattataattctaaaaaCTTCCTACTATCCTCATGTTATGATATAACTGTATTTATTGTAACCACTGATTTGGTGTATGTGAGGTTTTTTTGAGGACTCGTACGTCAATGTATTTCCTCAAATTCTGTTTACATAGGTCCGAGATCTCTTACGGTATATAACAGTagtaatatactataatattgtACAGAGCTGTTTTTATACCAATAAAAACGgcagtattatatataatctgataatttatgatagcataacataattatcataacctgataattgaaaaatttttatgaaagaacgttatatatatatcatgtattggcatttttaaattatatattttcgatcgtACAAATGGaggttattttttatcatttatctcgAATTTGAATGgtcgataataacatttaaacaaCTAATATCGATTATCTCGATCTCACGAAAATCGTCCggcaaagtaaaaaatttcttataaatttacaaagatctctaacaaatttttaattatctcaaTCATAcgcgattaattattaagaaaaatctaaaTTGTTTGTATATGcgtattaaattataacatttttaatgatacataatctaatgtttaaataatttttacattaagtCTGTTCATCATCCttaattttacaatgattTACGCTAACAATGAGTACAGGCTTAGTTCTTGAACAATTTTgatgaacaaaattttattatatacaaatgaaGATTCAAGCAAGGGACATGGTTTTTTCGAACTTAAAAAAACTTTAGTTTGATTTTACTTGGGTGGAGCGATTTTCAAAATGTCCATTCCAGATTTTCAGTTCCTTCGTTCTCACTCTTGATTTCTCATCGAACGACCGATCAATTTTACGTTATGTATCACATAAAACATTACATAGgtaaataactttatatatacatgattaGAAAAATAGAGGGATAGAAtgattagaatatataaattatttgtttatacttatagaaaaattatttccaaaattaaaaaaaaaagatagtacaaataaatattttaaataagatagtttaatataaagtcgacatttatttgatttaatgtataatattattttcttctcaacTTATGTTTTTTGATAGAATCTAAAACAATGTCTACAACCGAAAGATTTTCTCCTAATGCATATGGTGAGTGTTTGAAAACTTTATGTAATTGATCTTTTGAAACTTCATGCAAAATACtatgtattttttctaaataaagatCTATTTGATTAGCATATAAGGGACCATTACtctcatatattaatatattagacTTCTGAGATTCAATTAAACGATTCAAATAACGTGCTATATTCACTTCACCTTTTAACTCAAACATATTAGATGATTGTAAAATAGGATCAATGCCAATGATCTtccaaattaatattatgtcTACAAGAGCATCTCTATCaacattttgataatttaaacAGAAATTTTGTAAACTTATGGGTAATTCCATTACAGAGGAATGCGTGTAAATCGACAtggttatttttaaataaggtTTTGCAAGATCTAAAATCTTTTCTATAGAGTATATAGGATAATGTGGatcacaaaaaataataagtttcTGCTTTTCAATCCTtgtaatattatgtattatctGTGATGTATGGTGTTGATTTTgattcttctctatctttgaAATATCTGCATCCAATGGTTTTTGTGATTTTATCTTCGATGACTTAATTTGTGCGCTATCTCTGTcaacataattttttcaacTGAAGAAACTTTAAAGTgtaatgaaaatatcttttttttttttcttatcaatgcagtgttaattttatcaaacaatattaaaaagtattacaatgtatatatatatataaagatatatttatatataatagatttgtTAACTTAACaatgaaaagatattaaaaatgatatttacttatataatcGACATAATGGATTATTGTATACCATTTCCAAATCAATCTTTTGTCCAACAAGATctcgtatattatttaaaccatatttaatcattgtgggcctaataaattattgatatcaaTTAGACATCTTgatttttactatatatatatatgtatataatatcaatagttCAATATCATATTATACATTGCACATACCTTTCTAATGACAGACCCCATGCAATAACATTGACACCTTCAGGTAAACCCATAGGTAATAACATTTCTGGCCTAAACATTCCACTATTACCAATTTCAATCCATTTTTTTAAACCATTatgataacaaaatatttccataCTTGGTTCCGTATATGGATTGTATGCTGGCTTGAATTTAAGTTCAGTAATGCCAagttttttaaagaattcatACAGCATGCCAATCAAATGGCCAAGAGTAAGATTATAATTGGCTATTACACCTTCAATTTGATGAAACTCAGCAAGATGAGTTGCATCTAAAGTTTCATTTCGGAAAACACGATCAATACTAAAGTACTTTACAGGTTTAAACTTTCCCTGAAAATAAAAGCATATTTATCATATCTTTTTGATATAGCTATAATCACTAATGTCAAAATATACCTGTTGCATAAGATTATACAGCATCCGTGCACTAACCGCAGTCGTATGAGTAcgaagtaaatttttttggGCTTCTGTTATTTTCCAGTCATAACAATAACCTTGAGATCCATAACCACCTTCGCTATGaatctttttaactttttccaGATATTCAGGAGGAAAATGATCACTATGACTTGGTTctaagttaaaaaataattattcttgcAAAGCAAATTATTATgcgttttaatataataaccaAACCAAAATTGTTCTAATAAACAAGTACCTGAAATAAAGAATGTATCATGTGCATCTCGTGCAGGATGCTGTTGTGGTTGGAACAAGGCATCAAAATTCCAAAATGAGCTTTCAACGTAATTATTTGTAGGCATCTCTGTAaatctgaaaaatataatgtcaaattttatttttttttgtgtcttttaaatatatgcattgatataataattaaaatattgaaagttaacatatatatatcataattttattttgtaaacaaatatttgttaatactaataaatattataattacccCATTtccagaaatatttttttaaattcacttTTAACTTTAAGCAAAGGATGCAAATGTCCAACTTCTAGGAGCGATCCACGTGCTTCAAAATTATATGGCTTGAATTTCTTATCCTTCCAAGCACCGTTTGCTATCAATTCCGCAGTCAAGTCTGTTTCTAACTTCTCAGtttgaatagaaaattttggGCCTTTCTTAAGGAGTATGCTTTTAATAACactttcataaaaaagaatggtTTTATAAAAGCAGCCAAGTGTAATAGTTCTCatattttttcgtaaaagACTTACGTTTCTTGaagaaactttctttttttatattctttcttaatattttctgGAATACTATCAAGATCTTTCAAATGTAATTGTACAGTATCTGTGATAGATGGTACTGCTTTCCTAACAATAGTTGTGCTGTTAGATTTATCAAGCTTAATCCAACCAGCAGCAAGTGCTTTGGAAAAACCAATTTTTGCAAAAGGAACAGATGAATCAATGATAGATCGTGATATTCCATTGTCGGGTACAGCATAATAGACTGCAGCTTCATGACTACCACATTTTATTACATGTTGCCCTTCTGATGTTATTTCCCATTTTTGCTGGCTAATTAATGTTGTATCGATTaactattaaaagaaaaagaaatatataaaacctTGCTCAATTTTgcatcaaatatattttaacatataatgataaagcaaagttcattaaaaacattttttattaatatttaataaaaatatgtaaaagaaatttcttttacatctCCAAGAGCTTCTAAACTCTTAATTGCTCCAACGATCTTTTGATGATCCTCGTTAAAAATTTCCGCTAAATCTAATGAATTAACTTCACCATTTTTACttagatatttcaaaatatcgtCAGCAAGTTCTTTTgccatttttataatattaattgtttaacaaatttaacatttaatcaCGTTACAAGTGCCTTTAAAGCGATTCATTACTCTTCATACTTATCATATGTGACTTCAGCGATAAGTGTGGggaaaatatgaactacaagcATAGTAGACAATTACAATCTTTTACCTGATAATACTtgtatcgaatgaaatttagaataatattGACTTAGATCTTATCATATAGTATCAACTTTACTTTTGTTGACATTAAAAACAGACAAAGATCCTGAATTTGGTATCTAATTGCAttgaaacattattaaaatta harbors:
- the LOC124954616 gene encoding phenylalanine--tRNA ligase alpha subunit isoform X1 — protein: MAKELADDILKYLSKNGEVNSLDLAEIFNEDHQKIVGAIKSLEALGDLIDTTLISQQKWEITSEGQHVIKCGSHEAAVYYAVPDNGISRSIIDSSVPFAKIGFSKALAAGWIKLDKSNSTTIVRKAVPSITDTVQLHLKDLDSIPENIKKEYKKRKFLQETVIKSILLKKGPKFSIQTEKLETDLTAELIANGAWKDKKFKPYNFEARGSLLEVGHLHPLLKVKSEFKKIFLEMGFTEMPTNNYVESSFWNFDALFQPQQHPARDAHDTFFISEPSHSDHFPPEYLEKVKKIHSEGGYGSQGYCYDWKITEAQKNLLRTHTTAVSARMLYNLMQQGKFKPVKYFSIDRVFRNETLDATHLAEFHQIEGVIANYNLTLGHLIGMLYEFFKKLGITELKFKPAYNPYTEPSMEIFCYHNGLKKWIEIGNSGMFRPEMLLPMGLPEGVNVIAWGLSLERPTMIKYGLNNIRDLVGQKIDLEMVYNNPLCRLYKDSAQIKSSKIKSQKPLDADISKIEKNQNQHHTSQIIHNITRIEKQKLIIFCDPHYPIYSIEKILDLAKPYLKITMSIYTHSSVMELPISLQNFCLNYQNVDRDALVDIILIWKIIGIDPILQSSNMFELKGEVNIARYLNRLIESQKSNILIYESNGPLYANQIDLYLEKIHSILHEVSKDQLHKVFKHSPYALGENLSVVDIVLDSIKKHKLRRK
- the LOC124954614 gene encoding xanthine dehydrogenase; this encodes MKRSINGTVNTIHDTNYKLKIRNGGISNDEYKQLTANTLVFYVNGKEVLDDKIDPEWTLLWYLRNKLHLTGTKLGCAEGGCGVCTVMISKYNHRTKSIIHLAVNACLFPICAIHGLAVTTVEGIGSIKTKLHPVQERIAKAHGSQCGFCTPGIVMSMYTLLRNTPKPTMNDLEIAFQGNLCRCTGYRPIIEGFRTFTEEWEQAQLANQIPKNNGCESVCSMGDACCKKAFSSEPTEIFNSEDFCPYDPSQEIIFPPKLQISSYLNEQYLVLKGKNVTWFRPINLTQLLTLKHEYPSAKIVVGNTEIGVEVKFKHFLYPIIIHPTQIKEMHEIIESNDGLIIGASITLNELQDTLKHYIEIKPDFQTRIFTEIVKMLHFFGGKQIRNVAAVGGNIMTGSPVSDLVPIFVAAGAKLVLHSLKKGSRTVLLDENFFTGYRCNIVESEEVLVSILIPFSYKNQYFIAYKQARRRDDDIAIMNMAFNVFFKDQTRIIEKAYLSFGGKAPTTTMATQTCQNMINRKWDENILEVVYDSLLKEGNLSDNAPGGMVMYRRALTLSLFLKGYLHITKCLSMNSSNIEPLPNEIISASECFHYKPPKSSQYYQIVPKEQAHTDLLGRPIIHTSAFKQATGEAIYCDDMPSVNGELYLSLVVSTRAHAKILKIDPSKALDMEGVEAFFSAKDIPDDRRWVGPIIYDDEVFKSDKVTSQGQVIGAIVAVDQATAQKAARSVIVEYEDIQPVIISIEDAIKHNSFFSDFSKRIIKGDAKKAFAETDFILEGEIHTSGQEHFYLETNAVIAIPKEEDELEIFCATQHPSEIQKLVAHALNVHINRINVRVKRLGGGFGGKESRPYMIAIPAVLAAHRLRKPVRCMLDRDEDMMMMGTRHPFHFKYKVGFKKNGLIDVVEIHIYNNAGYSVDLSPSILERTMFHFENAYRIPVAHAYGYLCKTNLPSNTAFRGFGGPQGMFAAENIIRHIAEFLELDTLKVAELNMYKEGDLTHYNQQLLRCTLDRCWKECLNSAHYNERKVAVEEFNKLHRYKKKGLAVVPVKFGISFTTLFLNQAGALVHIYTDGSVLISHGGIEMGQGLHTKMIQVASRVLKVNPEKIHIVETATDKVPNTSATAASCGSDLNGMAIMYACNDIMKRLKPIIDNDPNGTWEDWIKKAYLSRISLSATGFYQTPNIGYSFVTNSGNPYNYFTYGVACTEVVIDCLTGDHQVLRTDIVMDVGESINPAIDIGQIEGAFTQGYGLFTLEELMYSPTGYLYSRGPGAYKIPGFTDIPQEFNVSLLKGAPNPRTVYSSKAIGEPPLFLASSVFFAIKEAIKAARADMNIYGHFRLDSPATAARIRTACVDNIIMKIPEPNLNVQWNKIP
- the LOC124954620 gene encoding partner of Y14 and mago gives rise to the protein MASTYIKDEQGGTFIPASQRPDGTWRKPRRVKDGYIPQEEVPLYESKGKQFIKNKPIYPVGASPEFIAQHKAKQEALAAKATKCVTCTQPKSENKKKKKKSKNKNTEIIIEELSKTTISQAKVENKISTLSNEVNKTNQTQTTVDTEKKIKSLRKKIREIESLEEKIKNGLLKNPEKEILEKMRRKNEIMNEIKSLEEKV
- the LOC124954616 gene encoding phenylalanine--tRNA ligase alpha subunit isoform X3, with the protein product MAKELADDILKYLSKNGEVNSLDLAEIFNEDHQKIVGAIKSLEALGDLIDTTLISQQKWEITSEGQHVIKCGSHEAAVYYAVPDNGISRSIIDSSVPFAKIGFSKALAAGWIKLDKSNSTTIVRKAVPSITDTVQLHLKDLDSIPENIKKEYKKRKFLQETVIKSILLKKGPKFSIQTEKLETDLTAELIANGAWKDKKFKPYNFEARGSLLEVGHLHPLLKVKSEFKKIFLEMGFTEMPTNNYVESSFWNFDALFQPQQHPARDAHDTFFISEPSHSDHFPPEYLEKVKKIHSEGGYGSQGYCYDWKITEAQKNLLRTHTTAVSARMLYNLMQQGKFKPVKYFSIDRVFRNETLDATHLAEFHQIEGVIANYNLTLGHLIGMLYEFFKKLGITELKFKPAYNPYTEPNSAQIKSSKIKSQKPLDADISKIEKNQNQHHTSQIIHNITRIEKQKLIIFCDPHYPIYSIEKILDLAKPYLKITMSIYTHSSVMELPISLQNFCLNYQNVDRDALVDIILIWKIIGIDPILQSSNMFELKGEVNIARYLNRLIESQKSNILIYESNGPLYANQIDLYLEKIHSILHEVSKDQLHKVFKHSPYALGENLSVVDIVLDSIKKHKLRRK
- the LOC124954616 gene encoding phenylalanine--tRNA ligase alpha subunit isoform X2, producing MAKELADDILKYLSKNGEVNSLDLAEIFNEDHQKIVGAIKSLEALGDLIDTTLISQQKWEITSEGQHVIKCGSHEAAVYYAVPDNGISRSIIDSSVPFAKIGFSKALAAGWIKLDKSNSTTIVRKAVPSITDTVQLHLKDLDSIPENIKKEYKKRKFLQETVIKSILLKKGPKFSIQTEKLETDLTAELIANGAWKDKKFKPYNFEARGSLLEVGHLHPLLKVKSEFKKIFLEMGFTEMPTNNYVESSFWNFDALFQPQQHPARDAHDTFFISEPSHSDHFPPEYLEKVKKIHSEGGYGSQGYCYDWKITEAQKNLLRTHTTAVSARMLYNLMQQGKFKPVKYFSIDRVFRNETLDATHLAEFHQIEGVIANYNLTLGHLIGMLYEFFKKLGITELKFKPAYNPYTEPSMEIFCYHNGLKKWIEIGNSGMFRPEMLLPMGLPEGVNVIAWGLSLERDSAQIKSSKIKSQKPLDADISKIEKNQNQHHTSQIIHNITRIEKQKLIIFCDPHYPIYSIEKILDLAKPYLKITMSIYTHSSVMELPISLQNFCLNYQNVDRDALVDIILIWKIIGIDPILQSSNMFELKGEVNIARYLNRLIESQKSNILIYESNGPLYANQIDLYLEKIHSILHEVSKDQLHKVFKHSPYALGENLSVVDIVLDSIKKHKLRRK